The genomic segment TTGGAAGTCACTTCCTGATTTAAACCTTTGATTCTTCTTAGCTTCTTCTCTAGAGAGAGAAGTAGAGCTTAATAAGGAAAATGAGTATGACATGAAATTTTAACTAAATCTAAAACTCAAAATACCAACTTAAAAAAATCTCTGATGAGGACATCCACACTCCCTGCCAAAGAGGTCATTTTTGAAGGACAGATAAAAGGGAATTGAAcagtcttcttttttccttcacagAGTCCTCACCCTGCATTGtatcaaataaatgtttaacccgagaaaaaggaaaagccatAGGTTCTCATAAATAAATCAATGGCATGTTTTCTTTGCAATCACATAAGCCCAGCAGGTAACTCTCTAAGGAATGGTTGCTTTCCCTGGTTTGACATGTGTATACTACTGTCTTTTTTCAACTCCTTGAAAATAATCTATCAGGAGtaagtggtttttctttttgttacagtAACATGAAGTGGTATCCAAATCTcatgagaaagaatgagagaaaatgatgAAAGATCCAACGGTTCATTAGGTATTAATATTGACTTGATGAGAATTCAATAAGAGACCTTTAAAATCTCTATGTGTGATTAAATTCTTGATAAAAAGAATCTCCCAACATTTTTAAAGTTGCTCAACTTGTGGCCTGGATGTTGGAGTCTAACAAAAACAAATGTCTTCTAATCCCATGACAGTGCTCCATATGGCTTCTTGATGATAGAGGTTAAATTACTCTTGTTTGCATTTTAACTCTAATTGTCTAACAGATTTCCCCTTTTGAAGAATGCAAGAAAGGACATCACCATTTACCGTCTGCCTTAATTTAGTTTTGCCTTCAACTATAAGTACATAGGTAAATGATGGCATAGTGGGGTGGTGAACATCAAGCTTAGAACCAATAGAAACTATGATTTGcagttctgttttcatttctaaaaaagtCACATCAGCTAACACCCACTGATCAAAACAAATACCTTTTGTTCCTGTTATTACCACCGTGAACTCAACCATGTTAAAAAAAACCTGCAGttgataaatgttaaatatttgcaGGGTTTGTTTTCTCCTTGAGGATATAAAAAGGGTTATCCATAgcatacatttaagtttttaattactGCTGTTATCAGTGGATTCTCTTTGATATAagttatttagcaataaaaacaaTCTTCATATTGTCTGGCCTCAGTTGTCAAGGTGGAAGGTACTCTTTTGGGCCGGAAAAGGTCCTCCCCTCTCTAAGTATGCTGAGTCCCTGGTCAGGTGTGATTTCAACAGGGCAGGGAGAAATAGGCAGTAACACATCCCTGTCTGCCGCTGTCTCCCAGTCCGTGCCATAGGCAACAGAAATGACTCTTATTTTCTTCAGAgataaaaacttcttttttttttttgagacagagtctcgctgtcacccaggctggagtgcagtggccggatctcagctcactgcaagctccgcttcccaggtttacgccattctcctgcctcagcctcccgagtagctgggactacaggcacccaccacctcgcccggctagttttttgtattttttagtagagacagggtttcaccgtgttagccaggatggtcttgatctcctgacctcgtgatccgcctgtctcggcctcccaacgtgctgggattacaggcttgagccacctcgcccggcccgAAAACTTCTTAACTGACTTTAGAAAAGATCATTAACTTTCCAAGCCAGTCTTCACTAATCAAAATCATCACTGTCttcattaaactttttctttcttttttttttttttgagatggagtctcgctctgtcacccaggctggggtgcagtggcatgatctcactcagctcactgcaagctccgcctcctgggttcaagcgattctcctgcctcagcctcccaagtagctgggattacaggtgcacaccatcacacctggctaatatttgtatttttagtagagacagggtttgtcatgttggccaggatggtcttgaactcctgacctcatgtgatctgtccgcctcggcctcctaaagtgctctctctctttctcttcctctgtctctttttcaacaaggtcttgctcagtcacccaggctggagtgcagtagcatgatcacagctcattgtaacctcgaacaactgctaggctcaagcaatcctctcacctcagccccctgagtagctgagattacaggcatctaccactccaggctaatttttaaaaatatttttgtaaagacagtctcactatgttgcccaggctggtctcaaactcttggcctacatgtgatcctcccaccttggcctctcagagcgctgggatcataggtgtgagccacgatgcctgacTTTCATGAAAGTTTCTTAGAAGCCCTCGTCATAGAGCACCAACAAGCCAAGGGATCTGGTTCTTTAGCTTTATCCAATTGCTGCCTCTTCTCCTTATCATCATTAAACAGACGCTTTGGCTACCACATACAGAATTTTCATCCCCTAGGCCATGGCTGCAAGCATTGCTATCCTATCTTTGGTGGCTTCCTGGCAAATTTCACATTACTCCCTATCTTTCTATCACTCCACCTATGTTTTTCTCATATCTTCTTCCTCCAGTACATCATTAACAAAATCCCTTTTGTTTTCACAAGATATTTCTTAGCTATTATGTAAGCTCTCTTCTgactcttctttctgtctttcctcagAAGCTCCTTCTACCTGAATTGCCTTTCCTTCCTCAAAAAATTATTCCCACATTtgcaactgatcttcgacaaagcatacaacaacataaattggggaaaggacaccctatttaacaaacggttctgggaaaactggctagccacgtatagaagaataaaactagatccctgtctctcaccttatacaaaaatcaactcaagatggatatgACTTGAAATCtccaaaattctaaaagaaaacctaggaaaaactcttccagacattggcctaggcaaagatttctttttttttttttttgagatggagtcccgctctgtcgcccaggctgaagtgcagtggtactatctcggctcactgcaacctctgcctcccaggttcaagcgattctcctgtctcagcctccagagtagctgggactacaggcgtgcgccaccacgcccagctaatttttgtatttttagtagagatggggtttcaccatgttggccaggatggtcttgatctcttgatgttgtgatccacctgccttggtctcccaaagtgctgggattaaaggcgtgagccaccgcgcccagcctaggcaaaaaatttatgactaagatcccaaaagtaaatgcaacaaaaacaaaaataaataaatgggatctaattaaactaaaaagcttctgtacagcaaaagaaataatcatcagcataaacagacaacctatggaatgggagaaagtatttgcaaactatgttatctaacaaaggactaaaatccagaatctacaaggtgctcaaacaaatcagaaagaaaaaaacaaataatcccatcaaaaagtgggcaaatgacgtgaatagacatttctcaatgGGATttgagaagatatacaaatggctaacaaacatatgaaaaaatgctcagaatcactaatcatcaggaaaatgcaagtcaaaatgaTGAGATACTACCTTACCCCAGCCAGAATGGccactattaaaaagtcaaaaaacaatagatgttgacatggatgtggtaaaaagagaatccttatacactgctgatgggaatgtaaatcagtacaatctctatggaaaacatatggcgatttctcaaagaactaagagtagatctaccatttgatccagcaatcccactacaaggtgtttacccaaaggaaaagaagtcattatatcaaaaagacacctgcacacatgtttcacaattcataattgcaaagatacggaagcaacctaagtgcccatcgagcaatgagtggataaagaaaatatggaatatatacaccatagaagactactcagccataagaaagaataaaataatgtcttctgcagcaacttagacggagctggaggccatttcctctaagtgaagtaattcaggaatggaaaacaaaatgccatacgttctcacttataagtgggagctaagctatgggtacatGAAGGTATACAAAGTggtatattggccaggcacggtggctcacacctgtaatcccagcactttgggaggcagaggcaggtggatcacgaggtcaggagttcgagatcaccctgaccaacatggtgaaactctgtctctactaaaaacacaaaaattagccaagcgtggtggcaggcgcctgtaatcctagttactgaggaggctgaggcagcagaactgcttgaacccatgggatggaggttgcagtgagccgagatcgtgccactgcactccagcctgggcaaaagaataagactctgtctcaaaaaaaaaaaaaaaaaaaaaaaaccaaaaaacgacAAAGCGGTATACCGGACTTTGGAGATTCAGAAGTGGGGAGGTTTGGAGAGGGGTGAAggataaaaaactacacattGGATACAATGtccactacttgggtgatgggtgcactaaaatctcagacttcgcCACTATACAATTAATCCACATAGCCAAAAATCGCTTGTACAGCAAAAGCTACTGAAGTAAAAAAATTagggccaagcgcggtggctcatgcctgtaatctcagcactttgggaggccaaggtgggccttACTCCCAGGTTTGGTTTCGTGAAACATGGATGGATCTCATGGTTGTTCCACAATAAAAGGATATTACAATTCTAAAGACTGCCCATCACTGCCCTAgactgatatttccttttctcctagCATGGGACAATTTGAATCTCTTTCCTGTGTTTGGAATCTCTCTAGATACTTATACTATGGCCACAGGACAGGATACTGAAAATGtgttcaggaaatatttttaaaataaaatggctaaCAAGAGGCAGAATGAATCTTATGTCAATGTGCTCCCATTCTCAATAATCAATCAATTTATTACGTTTTTCAAACTCTAGCATCAGAAATCACATGTAGCCCTGGGGCCATCACATTTTCTTGCAGGATGGCATAAGGTTTAACACTTTTGTTATTTGAATATATGGGCAACCAACAGTAGGCAAGAGGGTTCTACAGAATGCCAAGAAATCAAACAGCATTTAGATGAACTGGTCAGAAGCAGGAAGTGACAAAAACTGTTTTAAGAGCTGCTTGGCTagtggcagtggctcatgcctgtaatcccagagctttgggaggctgaggtgggtggatcacctgaggtcaggcatttgagaccagcctagccaacatggtgaaatgaaaccccatctctactaaaaatacaaaaaattagccgggtgttgtgccaggcgcctgtaatcccagctactcaggaggctgaggcaggaaaatcgcttgaacccgggaggcggaggttgctgtgagctaagatcgcaccattgcactccagcctgggcaacaagagtgaaagtctcaaaatattaaacaaaacaaacaaaaaaaaaaccaagagaaaaagatCTGTTCAAGGAAAACGGGGCTGCTTCCCAACAGCCAGCTTGAAACATCCCTTGGAATTATATCTGACAGATACATGTGACAGGAATAACAACACCACAAAAGGCTAAGAAAccggcgccgtggctcacgcccgtaatcccagcactttgggaggctgaggcaggcggatcacgaggtcaggagatcgagaccatcctggctaacatggtgaaaccccgtctctactaaaaatacaaaaaattagctgggcgtggcggcaggcgcctgtagtcccagctactcaggaggctgaggcaggagaatggcgtgaacccgggaggcggagcttgcagtgagcccagatcgcaccactgcactccagcctgggcgacagagcaaaaagaaaataaaaaaaagaacaggaaaccaaCTTTGATGTAACAGAACTTCAATATGCTTACCTAGAGCCATCAAACTTACCTAGAGATGCTAAATACACTTCTGAATCCTGCAAGGGAGCCCAAGGCTTTACAGCTGGCTGGACGGCAAAGTCAGCCACCTCCCTCTGGCCTTCACCTTCAGGGTAAGAATCCACAAAGGAGTCTGAGAAGGAATTGTTGGCACCATCTTCTTGGTCAGGATTTGGCAGACAGGAACAAATTTCAGCCCAGAGATCCTGTCCAGATCTTGTGGCTGTAGAGTCAGCGCTCTCAAACATTTTCATTTGGAATCTGCGCTATAAAACAGAAGCTCAAGTGAGCAAGAACTGGCTTTAAGAATACAGCataaggttgggcacagtggttcacgcttgtaatcccaacaccttgggaagctgagacaggcagataatttgaggccagcagttcgagaccagcctgggaaacatggcaaaatcccatctatactaaaaatacaaaaattagacaggtgtggtggcacatgcctgtagtcccagctactccggaggctgaggaaggaggatcacctgagcccagaagatagaggctgcagtgagtggtgatcacgccactgcactccagcctgggtgacactgagagactctgtctcataaataaataaacaaaataaaaataaaaatagaattcctggccgggtacagtggctcacgcctgtaatcccagcactttgggaggccgaggcgggcggatcagg from the Chlorocebus sabaeus isolate Y175 chromosome 26, mChlSab1.0.hap1, whole genome shotgun sequence genome contains:
- the CCDC32 gene encoding coiled-coil domain-containing protein 32 isoform X1 codes for the protein MKMFESADSTATRSGQDLWAEICSCLPNPDQEDGANNSFSDSFVDSYPEGEGQREVADFAVQPAVKPWAPLQDSEVYLASLEKKLRRIKGLNQEVTSKDMLRTLAQAKKECWDRFLQEKLASEFFVDGLDSDESTLEHFKRWLQPDKVAVSTEEVQYLIPPESQVEKPVAKDEPAAGDKPAAAEQ
- the CCDC32 gene encoding coiled-coil domain-containing protein 32 isoform X3; amino-acid sequence: MKMFESADSTATRSGQDLWAEICSCLPNPDQEDGANNSFSDSFVDSYPEGEGQREVADFAVQPAVKPWAPLQDSEVYLASLEKKLRRIKGLNQEVTSKDMLRTLAQAKKECWDRFLQEKLASEFFVDGLDSDER